In Chaetodon auriga isolate fChaAug3 chromosome 7, fChaAug3.hap1, whole genome shotgun sequence, a genomic segment contains:
- the LOC143322894 gene encoding uncharacterized protein LOC143322894, whose protein sequence is MGNYLLSAIGWLCLLHTGVCSEECSPAVLAGRDTFYAPAGSSLSLSCVVLHCGDTWTGKWMWRNPTDEKLTVVQASERHHLTRVKLSDHETQLILNFLSVNQSDEGSYGCSVTWGQGDTDQGHSMYVNVTEAVPSQRSVLHRILVCVGAFICLPVILGLAHCLSSKVKPQPLPSPLPTYAAVYRDRPHPAPQPPPRCPVPQKRSTSSYKAAPKSKQKTEVVYADISQGALGQQAAPREPAQSTVYSSLTFS, encoded by the exons ATGGGTAACTATCTCCTCAGTGCCATCGGCTGGCTCTGCCTACTTCATACTG gtgtttgttcTGAGGAATGCAGCCCAGCTGTTCTGGCGGGACGTGATACATTCTATGCACCAGCAGGgagcagtctgtctctgtcctgcgTGGTCCTGCACTGTGGAGACACCTGGACGGGAAAATGGATGTGGAGAAATCCAACAGATGAAAAGTTAACGGTTGTTCAAGCCAGTGAGAGGCACCATTTGACTCGTGTGAAGCTCTCAGACCACGAAACTCAACTCATTTTGAATTTCCTGAGTGTGAACCAATCGGACGAAGGTTCCTATGGTTGCAGTGTTACATGGGGTCAAGGTGACACTGATCAGGGCCATTCGATGTATGTGAACGTCACTGAAG CTGTCCCCTCACAGAGGAGTGTATTGCACAGGATTTTGGTCTGTGTCGgtgcttttatttgtcttccTGTCATTCTGGGATTGGCTCATTGTCTCAGTTCAAAAGTCAAGCCTCAGCCACTTCCCAGTCCACTGCCCACATATGCAGCAGTGTACAGAGACCGACCACACCCGGCTCCACAGCCCCCACCTCGGTGCCCAGTACCCCAGAAACGTAGCACTTCTTCTTACAAAG CTGCCCCCAAGTCCAAGCAGAAGACTGAG GTGGTGTATGCAGACATTTCCCAGGGTGCACTGGGACAACAGGCAGCCCCAAGAGAGCCTGCCCAGTCCACTGTGTACTCATCCCTCACATTTTCCTAA
- the blmh gene encoding bleomycin hydrolase — protein METGLSQEKVATFLKRLRAEPRYLLAQNVSTCIDPLEVCLHRQTVQDTVHIFQHSIPTEGKPITNQKNSGRCWIFSCLNVMRLPFMKKFNIEEFEFSQSYLFFWDKVERCYYFLQACVETAQRKEPVDGRLVQFLLSNPTNDGGQWDMLVNLIEKYGVIPKKCFPESHSSEASRRMNDILNHKLREYCLRLRNMVASDATKAELSDAVDTMIEEVFRVASVCLGSPPETICWEYRDKDKNFHRMGPLTPQEFYREHVKPLYNIQDKVCLVNDPRPQNPYGKLYSVEFLGNMVGGRSTLYNNQPIQLLKKAAAESIKEGEAVWFGCDVGKHFHGKLGINDMNVFNHELVFGVSVKNLSKAERLIYGDSLMTHAMILTAVTDKDGKEGYEKWRVENSWGDDRGNKGYLIMTDDWFSEYVYEVVVDKKFLPPDVLEVMQQEPVVLPAWDPMGALA, from the exons ATGGAAACTG GTCTGAGTCAGGAGAAGGTAGCCACCTTCCTCAAGCGGCTGCGGGCTGAGCCACGCTACCTGTTGGCCCAGAATGTGTCTACCTGCATTGACCCGTTGGAGGTTTGTCTGCACCGGCAGACTGTCCAGGATACTGTGCACATCTTCCAGCACTCTATCCCCACAGAGGGCAAGCCCATCACCAACCAGAAAAACTCAG GGAGATGTTGGATCTTCTCGTGCCTCAACGTCATGCGACTTCCCTTCATGAAGAAGTTTAACATAGAGGAGTTTGAGTTTAGTCAGTCCTATCTATTCTTCTGGGACAAG GTCGAGCGTTGCTACTACTTCCTCCAGGCCTGTGTggagacagcacagaggaaggagCCAGTGGACGGACGCCTGGTCCAGTTCCTGCTGTCCAATCCAACCAATGACGGAGGACAGTGGGACATGCTCGTCAACCTCATTG AAAAGTACGGCGTCATCCCAAAGAAATGCTTCCCCGAGTCACACAGCTCAGAGGCCTCACGCAGAATGAATGACATCCTTAATCATAAG CTGAGAGAATACTGCCTAAGACTGAGGAACATGGTGGCCAGTGACGCCACCAAAGCTGAGCTATCTGATGCTGTGGACACCATGATAGAGgag GTGTTCCGGGTGGCCAGCGTTTGTCTAGGCAGCCCCCCTGAAACCATCTGTTGGGAGTACAGGGACAAGGACAAGAACTTCCATCGCATGGGACCCCTCACCCCTCAGGAGTTCTACAGGGAGCACGTCAAACCCCTATACAACATTCAAGACAAA GTGTGCCTCGTGAACGACCCGCGACCCCAGAACCCTTATGGGAAGCTGTACAGTGTGGAGTTCCTCGGTAACATGGTCGGGGGCCGCAGCACTCTGTACAACAACCAACCCATCCAGCTGCTTAAAAAGGCTGCGGCCGAGTCCATCAAGGAGGGAGAG GCCGTGTGGTTCGGTTGTGACGTCGGGAAACATTTCCACGGCAAGCTGGGCAttaatgacatgaatgt gTTCAACCACGAGCTTGTGTTCGGCGTTTCGGTGAAGAACCTCTCTAAGGCAGAGCGGCTGATATACGGAGACTCTCTCATGACCCATGCTATGATCCTCACTGCTGTCACAGACAAG gacgGAAAAGAAGGCTATGAGAAGTGGAGGGTGGAAAACTCCTGGGGCGATGACCGTGGGAACAAAG GTTACCTCATCATGACGGACGATTGGTTCTCTGAGTACGTGTACGAGGTGGTGGTAGACAAGAAGTTCCTGCCCCCTGATGTCCTGGAAGTGATGCAACAAGAGCCCGTTGTACTTCCTGCCTGGGACCCAATGGGAGCCCTGGCATAA